Proteins co-encoded in one Zerene cesonia ecotype Mississippi chromosome 3, Zerene_cesonia_1.1, whole genome shotgun sequence genomic window:
- the LOC119836144 gene encoding chaoptin isoform X6: protein MGLMTFIKLGYTMLVVAIMLMIWASLSGALELHVDTGHPACLFQALCTCSKPAGDLGIVTCNHVPILRVPAAVNSSKVFTLQLTGNRIRELEPQFFQATGLYRLAINENPLESIHEEAFYGLDNTLWELELRQDRLATVPSRALRYLQKLRLLDLSGNEITDISGDNWRGLENTLQTLILADNSIASLPLDAFSGLPMLDTLDLQGNHLSVIDSGVFRDGMNRLNKLLLGNNQLTLIPYEELSPLRQLRYLDLSKNLIKQVPPAHELNGVTLSLDTLKLDYNIIKVLMPGSFKYFNVLNTTCLDGNPIYTIREDAFRNAKIRSLSLRDCSISELSPASFAGLENSLQNLDLSENNITMISKFMLNKLDSLRFLNLRENKIDSNLLATGNPSDFSVTSVNNFQYKLFYLDISGSSPIEMSLQDIRRMRSLRYLAVSKLIRRSISSEDFLEYGLELEDLKIFGSTITKIEASAFQHVRTIKTLDLSENRIDFIDPFAFAELHSLTTLKMANGLSDSVKILPFEPLKALIELQNLDLSNNKLKNVPDTSFHFLYKMRILNLQDNIIEHFSKGTLQGDIHKQLLGVYLSFNKMTKIVQHTFVDLRELQEILMEDNLIETIERRAFMSLDNVKIIKLQGNRLNDISEEAFQNLPALKELDISFNRLETFKFSIFDQVGSATALKVNASYNQIISLTDSNAPSFFSSNFYPPPKAQSLISLDEQENSDKRAVTASPYRLFCLGTVSVNIRVLDFSHNNISYIAPYYFRHADLTLSELHLSHNQIRNITREVFGSMLMLQYLDLSHNQIFHMEYDCFKKVKNLQMMDLCGRQLGLMIYGFLRILDLSHNHLIELPVEVFHDMQMLTSVDLSHNRIRNLADNLILSAALERLDLSNNDLSRMPTNALSPGAAANLVELDLSSNTVPAVAIPDLVQRFRSLAWLDLSNNHLVRIENGAFGALPRLRWLDLSNNLPFNNGERGGNIFKGLERRLSYLGLKNVSLQTLPSLPLPKLRTLDLSYNNLPSIPTDITANLTRLRAFDLSFNDLTKVPVATHSLSDLRWLSLSGNPITALMNTSLYGLSPRLEYLDVTKLRLSILEYGVFSKMYGLRTLKISVNGMVRDFNIPKMTSQNAALENLYLSVESSQVDLGNEMAGDLPCKLNNITLTGRDLKFISQNLLSGVCSEELKLTIFNTSIEDISFEVFYKHGNIKNLSLDLRNNNLKRVPNPARKEWPGVPNNLFLEDILVAGNPLVCDCGIGWIQAWARKRRQYLCAAPAACAARDDVRLATCPSYQNRTLSDIISKELDCSWSRGYFTVSNVLTVFALVLTSFLI, encoded by the exons GGCTTAATGACTTTTATCAAATTGGGTTACACCATGCTGGTGGTAGCGATTATGTTAATGATATGGGCATCGCTCTCGGGAGCTTTGGAA CTACACGTCGACACGGGTCATCCAGCATGCTTGTTCCAAGCACTTTGCACATGCTCCAAGCCAGCCGGTGACCTGGGCATCGTGACGTGCAACCACGTGCCGATCCTTCGGGTGCCCGCCGCAGTCAATAGCTCGAAGGTGTTCACGCTTCAGCTCACGGGGAATAGGATTAGGGAGCTGGAACCACAGTTCTTTCAAGCTACAG GGCTATACAGACTTGCGATTAATGAGAATCCATTAGAGAGTATACACGAGGAGGCTTTCTATGGACTCGACAACACGCTATGGGAGTTGGAGCTGAGGCAAGACAGACTGGCGACGGTGCCGAGTCGCGCGCTGAGGTATCTGCAGAAACTTCGCTTGCTGGACTTGTCAG GCAATGAAATAACGGATATCTCTGGGGACAACTGGCGTGGTTTAGAGAACACCTTACAGACGTTGATCTTGGCTGATAACTCTATAGCCAGCCTTCCCTTGGACGCGTTTTCTGGTCTGCCGATGCTGGATACCCTGGATTTGCAAGGAAACCATCTCTCCGTGATCGATAGTGGCGTTTTTAGAGATGGCATGAACAGACTGAATAAG CTCCTTCTCGGTAACAACCAACTAACCCTGATCCCGTACGAGGAACTGTCTCCGCTCCGACAACTCCGCTATTTGGACCTCTCCAAGAATCTGATCAAGCAAGTGCCGCCCGCTCACGAGCTCAATGGCGTTACATTGTCATTGGATACTTTGAA ATTGgactataacataataaaggTCCTCATGCCGGGCTCCTTCAAATACTTCAACGTGTTGAATACGACGTGTCTCGATGGGAATCCCATTTATACAATCAGG GAAGACGCATTCCGCAACGCCAAGATCCGCTCCCTCTCGCTCCGAGACTGCAGCATCTCGGAGCTCTCGCCAGCATCCTTCGCGGGGCTGGAGAACAGCTTGCAGAACCTGGACTTGTCTGAAAACAACATCACCATGATCTCCAAGTTCATGCTGAATAAGCTCGACTCGCTACGGTTCCTCAACTTGAGAGAGAATAAG ATCGACTCTAATCTCCTAGCGACCGGCAACCCGTCGGACTTCTCAGTGACCTCAGTTAATAATTTCCAATATAAGCTCTTTTATTTGGACATCAGCGGGTCTTCGCCCATCGAGATGAGCTTGCAGGACATACGAAG AATGCGATCACTCCGATACCTAGCTGTGAGCAAACTGATACGTCGCAGCATCAGCTCAGAGGATTTTCTAGAATATGGCCTAGAATTGGAAGACCTAAAGATCTTCGGGAGCACAATCACTAAGATCGAAGCTAGCGCTTTCCAACACGTTAGAACGATCAAGACGTTGGATCTATCGGAGAATAGGATTGATTTTATCGACCCGTTTGCTTTTGCTGAG CTGCACAGTCTGACAACACTCAAAATGGCGAACGGTCTGTCCGACTCAGTGAAGATATTACCATTTGAACCCTTGAAAGCACTAATCGAGCTGCAGAATCTAGACCTCAGCAACAATAAGCTGAAGAATGTTCCGGATACGTCCTTCCACTTTCTATACAAGATGAGGATTTTGAATCTACAAGACAATATCATAGAACATTTTTCTAAAGGAACATTACAG GGAGACATCCACAAACAGCTATTGGGCGTTTATCTGTCCTTCaacaaaatgacaaaaatCGTCCAACACACATTCGTAGATCTTCGGGAATTGCAAGAAATCTTAATGGAGGACAACCTAATAGAAACAATCGAGAGACGAGCCTTCATGAGTTTGGATAATGTGAAAATTATCAAGCTACAAGGGAACAGACTAAACGATATTAGCGAAGAAGCGTTCCAGAATTTGCCAGCTTTGAAAGA GTTGGACATATCATTCAATCGTCTAGAGACGTTTAAATTCTCGATATTCGACCAAGTGGGATCAGCGACTGCACTCAAAGTGAACGCTTCATACAACCAAATTATCTCACTCACCGACTCTAACGCACCAAGTTTCTTTTCATCTAACTTCTACCCACCACCTAAAGCGCAAA GCTTAATATCGTTGGACGAGCAAG AAAATTCAGATAAGAGGGCTGTTACGGCGTCGCCGTATCGTTTGTTTT GTCTCGGGACGGTATCTGTGAATATTCGTGTCTTGGATTTCTCACATAACAACATCTCTTACATCGCTCCCTATTACTTTAG gcACGCAGATTTGACATTGTCGGAACTTCATTTATCACACAACCAAATAAGGAACATTACGAGAGAAGTGTTTGGCTCTATGCTGATGTTGCAATACCTTGATCTATCACATAATCAAATATTCCATATGGAGTATGACTGCTTTAAGAAAGTCAAAAACCTACAG atGATGGACTTGTGTGGACGTCAACTTGGTTTAATGATTTATGGTTTTTTGCGA atttTGGACTTGTCACATAATCACTTAATTGAACTACCGGTAGAAGTGTTCCATGATATGCAGATGTTGACTTCAGTCGATTTGTCTCACAACCGTATTCGAAATTTGGCTGATAACCTTATTTTATCAGCAGCTTTGGAAAG gCTAGATCTATCGAACAATGACTTATCAAGAATGCCTACAAACGCCCTATCACCAGGAGCAGCAGCTAATCTAGTAGAACTAGATCTAAGTTCCAACACTGTACCAGCGGTGGCAATCCCAGATTTAGTTCAAAGATTTAGG TCTCTAGCTTGGTTAGATCTATCAAACAATCACTTGGTCAGAATTGAAAACGGTGCATTCGGGGCCTTGCCAAGATTGCGTTGGTTAGATTTGAGCAATAACTTGCCTTTTAACAATGGTGAACGTGGTGGAAACATTTTCAAAGGTCTTGAGAGGAGACTGTCTTACCTTGGATTGAAGAACGTCAGTCTGCAAACT ctACCCTCACTACCCTTGCCGAAGTTAAGAACTCTGGATCTATCATACAACAACCTTCCATCAATCCCAACCGACATCACAGCTAACCTCACTCGTTTGAGAGCATTCGACTTATCCTTCAACGATTTGACTAAAGTGCCCGTG GCTACTCATTCCCTAAGCGACCTCCGCTGGTTGTCTCTCTCCGGCAATCCAATAACAGCGCTGATGAACACCAGCTTGTACGGGCTGTCGCCGCGGCTTGAGTATCTTGATGTTACTAAGCTGCGCTTGAGTATCTTAGAG TACGGCGTGTTCAGCAAAATGTACGGATTACGAACACTGAAAATATCCGTGAACGGTATGGTCCGGGACTTCAACATACCGAAAATGACGTCACAGAACGCCGCGCTCGAGAACTTGTACCTGTCGGTGGAGAGCTCGCAGGTGGACCTCGGGAACGAGATGGCGGGCGACTTGCCGTGTAAACTGAATAACATCACGTTGACTGGAAGGGACTTGAAGTTTATCTCGCAAAATCTGCTTAGC GGCGTTTGCTCAGAGGAGTTGAAACTGACGATATTCAACACAAGCATCGAGGACATATCCTTCGAAGTGTTCTACAAACACGGGAACATCAAGAACTTATCGCTGGACTTGAGGAACAACAACCTGAAGCGAGTTCCCAACCCAGCGCGGAAGGAGTGGCCCGGAGTACCCAATAATTTGTTCCTTGAAGACATCCTGGTTGCAGGAAATCCTTTAGTCTGCGACTGTGGAATTGG GTGGATCCAGGCGTGGGCGCGCAAGCGGCGGCAGTACCTGTGCGCGGCGCCGGCCGCCTGCGCCGCGCGCGACGACGTGCGCCTCGCCACCTGCCCCTCCTACCAGAACAGGACGCTCAGCGAT ATAATATCCAAAGAGCTGGACTGCAGCTGGAGCCGCGGCTACTTCACCGTGTCCAACGTGCTCACGGTGTTCGCGCTGGTGCTCACCAGCTTCCTCATTTGA
- the LOC119836144 gene encoding chaoptin isoform X1: protein MGLMTFIKLGYTMLVVAIMLMIWASLSGALELHVDTGHPACLFQALCTCSKPAGDLGIVTCNHVPILRVPAAVNSSKVFTLQLTGNRIRELEPQFFQATGLYRLAINENPLESIHEEAFYGLDNTLWELELRQDRLATVPSRALRYLQKLRLLDLSGNEITDISGDNWRGLENTLQTLILADNSIASLPLDAFSGLPMLDTLDLQGNHLSVIDSGVFRDGMNRLNKLLLGNNQLTLIPYEELSPLRQLRYLDLSKNLIKQVPPAHELNGVTLSLDTLKLDYNIIKVLMPGSFKYFNVLNTTCLDGNPIYTIREDAFRNAKIRSLSLRDCSISELSPASFAGLENSLQNLDLSENNITMISKFMLNKLDSLRFLNLRENKIDSNLLATGNPSDFSVTSVNNFQYKLFYLDISGSSPIEMSLQDIRRMRSLRYLAVSKLIRRSISSEDFLEYGLELEDLKIFGSTITKIEASAFQHVRTIKTLDLSENRIDFIDPFAFAELHSLTTLKMANGLSDSVKILPFEPLKALIELQNLDLSNNKLKNVPDTSFHFLYKMRILNLQDNIIEHFSKGTLQGDIHKQLLGVYLSFNKMTKIVQHTFVDLRELQEILMEDNLIETIERRAFMSLDNVKIIKLQGNRLNDISEEAFQNLPALKELDISFNRLETFKFSIFDQVGSATALKVNASYNQIISLTDSNAPSFFSSNFYPPPKAQSLISLDEQENSDKRAVTASPYRLFCLGTVSVNIRVLDFSHNNISYIAPYYFRHADLTLSELHLSHNQIRNITREVFGSMLMLQYLDLSHNQIFHMEYDCFKKVKNLQMMDLCGRQLGLMIYGFLRILDLSHNHLIELPVEVFHDMQMLTSVDLSHNRIRNLADNLILSAALERLDLSNNDLSRMPTNALSPGAAANLVELDLSSNTVPAVAIPDLVQRFRSGEGGEFWPEDSDYSDEYMYHTARRDHTRVFHHKKQYPQNIFYKSLAWLDLSNNHLVRIENGAFGALPRLRWLDLSNNLPFNNGERGGNIFKGLERRLSYLGLKNVSLQTLPSLPLPKLRTLDLSYNNLPSIPTDITANLTRLRAFDLSFNDLTKVPVATHSLSDLRWLSLSGNPITALMNTSLYGLSPRLEYLDVTKLRLSILEYGVFSKMYGLRTLKISVNGMVRDFNIPKMTSQNAALENLYLSVESSQVDLGNEMAGDLPCKLNNITLTGRDLKFISQNLLSGVCSEELKLTIFNTSIEDISFEVFYKHGNIKNLSLDLRNNNLKRVPNPARKEWPGVPNNLFLEDILVAGNPLVCDCGIGWIQAWARKRRQYLCAAPAACAARDDVRLATCPSYQNRTLSDIISKELDCSWSRGYFTVSNVLTVFALVLTSFLI from the exons GGCTTAATGACTTTTATCAAATTGGGTTACACCATGCTGGTGGTAGCGATTATGTTAATGATATGGGCATCGCTCTCGGGAGCTTTGGAA CTACACGTCGACACGGGTCATCCAGCATGCTTGTTCCAAGCACTTTGCACATGCTCCAAGCCAGCCGGTGACCTGGGCATCGTGACGTGCAACCACGTGCCGATCCTTCGGGTGCCCGCCGCAGTCAATAGCTCGAAGGTGTTCACGCTTCAGCTCACGGGGAATAGGATTAGGGAGCTGGAACCACAGTTCTTTCAAGCTACAG GGCTATACAGACTTGCGATTAATGAGAATCCATTAGAGAGTATACACGAGGAGGCTTTCTATGGACTCGACAACACGCTATGGGAGTTGGAGCTGAGGCAAGACAGACTGGCGACGGTGCCGAGTCGCGCGCTGAGGTATCTGCAGAAACTTCGCTTGCTGGACTTGTCAG GCAATGAAATAACGGATATCTCTGGGGACAACTGGCGTGGTTTAGAGAACACCTTACAGACGTTGATCTTGGCTGATAACTCTATAGCCAGCCTTCCCTTGGACGCGTTTTCTGGTCTGCCGATGCTGGATACCCTGGATTTGCAAGGAAACCATCTCTCCGTGATCGATAGTGGCGTTTTTAGAGATGGCATGAACAGACTGAATAAG CTCCTTCTCGGTAACAACCAACTAACCCTGATCCCGTACGAGGAACTGTCTCCGCTCCGACAACTCCGCTATTTGGACCTCTCCAAGAATCTGATCAAGCAAGTGCCGCCCGCTCACGAGCTCAATGGCGTTACATTGTCATTGGATACTTTGAA ATTGgactataacataataaaggTCCTCATGCCGGGCTCCTTCAAATACTTCAACGTGTTGAATACGACGTGTCTCGATGGGAATCCCATTTATACAATCAGG GAAGACGCATTCCGCAACGCCAAGATCCGCTCCCTCTCGCTCCGAGACTGCAGCATCTCGGAGCTCTCGCCAGCATCCTTCGCGGGGCTGGAGAACAGCTTGCAGAACCTGGACTTGTCTGAAAACAACATCACCATGATCTCCAAGTTCATGCTGAATAAGCTCGACTCGCTACGGTTCCTCAACTTGAGAGAGAATAAG ATCGACTCTAATCTCCTAGCGACCGGCAACCCGTCGGACTTCTCAGTGACCTCAGTTAATAATTTCCAATATAAGCTCTTTTATTTGGACATCAGCGGGTCTTCGCCCATCGAGATGAGCTTGCAGGACATACGAAG AATGCGATCACTCCGATACCTAGCTGTGAGCAAACTGATACGTCGCAGCATCAGCTCAGAGGATTTTCTAGAATATGGCCTAGAATTGGAAGACCTAAAGATCTTCGGGAGCACAATCACTAAGATCGAAGCTAGCGCTTTCCAACACGTTAGAACGATCAAGACGTTGGATCTATCGGAGAATAGGATTGATTTTATCGACCCGTTTGCTTTTGCTGAG CTGCACAGTCTGACAACACTCAAAATGGCGAACGGTCTGTCCGACTCAGTGAAGATATTACCATTTGAACCCTTGAAAGCACTAATCGAGCTGCAGAATCTAGACCTCAGCAACAATAAGCTGAAGAATGTTCCGGATACGTCCTTCCACTTTCTATACAAGATGAGGATTTTGAATCTACAAGACAATATCATAGAACATTTTTCTAAAGGAACATTACAG GGAGACATCCACAAACAGCTATTGGGCGTTTATCTGTCCTTCaacaaaatgacaaaaatCGTCCAACACACATTCGTAGATCTTCGGGAATTGCAAGAAATCTTAATGGAGGACAACCTAATAGAAACAATCGAGAGACGAGCCTTCATGAGTTTGGATAATGTGAAAATTATCAAGCTACAAGGGAACAGACTAAACGATATTAGCGAAGAAGCGTTCCAGAATTTGCCAGCTTTGAAAGA GTTGGACATATCATTCAATCGTCTAGAGACGTTTAAATTCTCGATATTCGACCAAGTGGGATCAGCGACTGCACTCAAAGTGAACGCTTCATACAACCAAATTATCTCACTCACCGACTCTAACGCACCAAGTTTCTTTTCATCTAACTTCTACCCACCACCTAAAGCGCAAA GCTTAATATCGTTGGACGAGCAAG AAAATTCAGATAAGAGGGCTGTTACGGCGTCGCCGTATCGTTTGTTTT GTCTCGGGACGGTATCTGTGAATATTCGTGTCTTGGATTTCTCACATAACAACATCTCTTACATCGCTCCCTATTACTTTAG gcACGCAGATTTGACATTGTCGGAACTTCATTTATCACACAACCAAATAAGGAACATTACGAGAGAAGTGTTTGGCTCTATGCTGATGTTGCAATACCTTGATCTATCACATAATCAAATATTCCATATGGAGTATGACTGCTTTAAGAAAGTCAAAAACCTACAG atGATGGACTTGTGTGGACGTCAACTTGGTTTAATGATTTATGGTTTTTTGCGA atttTGGACTTGTCACATAATCACTTAATTGAACTACCGGTAGAAGTGTTCCATGATATGCAGATGTTGACTTCAGTCGATTTGTCTCACAACCGTATTCGAAATTTGGCTGATAACCTTATTTTATCAGCAGCTTTGGAAAG gCTAGATCTATCGAACAATGACTTATCAAGAATGCCTACAAACGCCCTATCACCAGGAGCAGCAGCTAATCTAGTAGAACTAGATCTAAGTTCCAACACTGTACCAGCGGTGGCAATCCCAGATTTAGTTCAAAGATTTAGG AGCGGCGAGGGGGGCGAGTTCTGGCCCGAGGACAGCGACTACAGCGATGAGTACATGTACCACACCGCTAGGCGCGACCACACCAGGGTCTTCCACCATAAAAAGCAATATCCGCAGAACATTTTCTACAAG TCTCTAGCTTGGTTAGATCTATCAAACAATCACTTGGTCAGAATTGAAAACGGTGCATTCGGGGCCTTGCCAAGATTGCGTTGGTTAGATTTGAGCAATAACTTGCCTTTTAACAATGGTGAACGTGGTGGAAACATTTTCAAAGGTCTTGAGAGGAGACTGTCTTACCTTGGATTGAAGAACGTCAGTCTGCAAACT ctACCCTCACTACCCTTGCCGAAGTTAAGAACTCTGGATCTATCATACAACAACCTTCCATCAATCCCAACCGACATCACAGCTAACCTCACTCGTTTGAGAGCATTCGACTTATCCTTCAACGATTTGACTAAAGTGCCCGTG GCTACTCATTCCCTAAGCGACCTCCGCTGGTTGTCTCTCTCCGGCAATCCAATAACAGCGCTGATGAACACCAGCTTGTACGGGCTGTCGCCGCGGCTTGAGTATCTTGATGTTACTAAGCTGCGCTTGAGTATCTTAGAG TACGGCGTGTTCAGCAAAATGTACGGATTACGAACACTGAAAATATCCGTGAACGGTATGGTCCGGGACTTCAACATACCGAAAATGACGTCACAGAACGCCGCGCTCGAGAACTTGTACCTGTCGGTGGAGAGCTCGCAGGTGGACCTCGGGAACGAGATGGCGGGCGACTTGCCGTGTAAACTGAATAACATCACGTTGACTGGAAGGGACTTGAAGTTTATCTCGCAAAATCTGCTTAGC GGCGTTTGCTCAGAGGAGTTGAAACTGACGATATTCAACACAAGCATCGAGGACATATCCTTCGAAGTGTTCTACAAACACGGGAACATCAAGAACTTATCGCTGGACTTGAGGAACAACAACCTGAAGCGAGTTCCCAACCCAGCGCGGAAGGAGTGGCCCGGAGTACCCAATAATTTGTTCCTTGAAGACATCCTGGTTGCAGGAAATCCTTTAGTCTGCGACTGTGGAATTGG GTGGATCCAGGCGTGGGCGCGCAAGCGGCGGCAGTACCTGTGCGCGGCGCCGGCCGCCTGCGCCGCGCGCGACGACGTGCGCCTCGCCACCTGCCCCTCCTACCAGAACAGGACGCTCAGCGAT ATAATATCCAAAGAGCTGGACTGCAGCTGGAGCCGCGGCTACTTCACCGTGTCCAACGTGCTCACGGTGTTCGCGCTGGTGCTCACCAGCTTCCTCATTTGA